The following proteins are co-located in the Fluviicola sp. genome:
- a CDS encoding TIGR01777 family oxidoreductase, with protein sequence MKKIVLFAANGFIGESIIDYTNEYQKDYQLVAVSRKPMLQLPEGIKNVLWDGKTTGPWAKELEGADLVINLAGKSVNCRYTAKNKAAIFASRLDSTRIIGEAIQDCEQKPVCWINVASATIYEHSLDHPNTEANGIIGKGFSVNVCKAWEKEFFAFKDLPTKQIALRSTIVLGKNGGVYPVLKKLARFGLGGKMGPGNQLISWIHIRDFCRALFFVAEKENPPAIYNFGSPDPVRNQVFQKELRDSLAIPYFINQPKWMLQLGVVFLGTETELILKSRYIFPENLLQEDFHFEFPTVRACLEELKH encoded by the coding sequence ATGAAAAAAATCGTTCTCTTCGCTGCAAACGGGTTCATCGGAGAATCCATCATCGATTATACCAACGAGTATCAAAAAGATTATCAGCTGGTTGCCGTATCCAGAAAACCGATGCTGCAACTTCCCGAAGGAATCAAGAATGTGTTATGGGACGGAAAAACAACCGGTCCCTGGGCAAAAGAGCTCGAAGGAGCTGATTTGGTAATCAATCTTGCCGGAAAATCCGTGAATTGCCGGTATACTGCAAAGAATAAAGCAGCTATTTTCGCTTCCAGGTTGGACAGTACCCGCATTATCGGTGAGGCTATCCAGGATTGCGAACAAAAACCCGTTTGCTGGATCAATGTTGCAAGCGCCACGATTTATGAACATTCCCTCGACCATCCGAACACAGAAGCAAACGGAATTATCGGGAAAGGTTTTTCTGTCAACGTTTGTAAGGCCTGGGAAAAAGAATTCTTCGCCTTCAAAGATCTTCCTACCAAACAAATCGCCCTGCGTTCTACCATTGTACTGGGCAAAAACGGTGGTGTTTACCCGGTGCTGAAAAAACTGGCGCGTTTTGGATTGGGAGGAAAAATGGGGCCGGGAAATCAACTGATCAGCTGGATACACATCCGTGATTTTTGCAGGGCACTTTTCTTTGTAGCTGAAAAGGAAAACCCTCCTGCTATTTATAATTTCGGTTCTCCGGATCCGGTTCGAAACCAGGTATTTCAAAAAGAACTGCGCGATAGTCTTGCCATTCCTTATTTCATCAATCAACCCAAATGGATGCTGCAATTGGGAGTTGTTTTTCTGGGAACGGAAACCGAATTGATTTTAAAGAGCAGGTACATATTTCCGGAAAATTTACTACAGGAAGATTTTCATTTTGAATTCCCGACTGTCCGGGCTTGTTTGGAAGAACTAAAGCACTAA